The following are from one region of the Lacinutrix sp. Bg11-31 genome:
- a CDS encoding reverse transcriptase family protein, with protein sequence MKNSTERRQEIYDKIKASSKQEYILSEMKRLGFWNQEELDFKSVNAFFKEESQLSKELQKLLKEKRIIEDPEAFLAKKHQERKLASKQSQKETKERREKERLEKAAQWKASKEKEILYIGSGYSNNLNQNESDVARLKTQNLPVLNTAQDLALAIGITVGELRFLSFTRKNSKISHYKRFQMPKKSGGYRLISAPMPKLKNAQHWILEHILNNVKVHDNAHGCVIGKSIKTNAIPHIGKSVVVNQDFKNFFPSVTYNRIKGVFMALGYSNQVATILALICSEPKILDVSLLGEDYYAQRGERFLPQGSPCSPAITNILCQKLDYRLSGLAKKYNFDYTRYVDDITFSGAKECLPKITALLKYSGKIVRDENFKLHPEKLRVMKRNAKQEVTGVVVNEKANISKTSLKRFRALLHQIEKEGIEGKYWNKGGNVLAQIDGYANFIFQIDEVKGAIYKERVNAILVKYNYKEAHKKQYAPNAKKGGSGLLSGFIKKVSSFFKK encoded by the coding sequence ATGAAAAATTCTACAGAAAGAAGACAGGAAATTTATGATAAAATAAAAGCGTCTTCTAAACAAGAATACATACTTTCTGAAATGAAACGTTTGGGTTTTTGGAATCAAGAAGAGCTTGATTTTAAAAGTGTAAACGCATTTTTTAAAGAAGAATCTCAACTGTCTAAAGAATTACAAAAGCTTTTAAAGGAAAAACGAATTATTGAAGATCCTGAAGCTTTTTTAGCAAAAAAGCATCAAGAACGTAAATTAGCTTCTAAACAATCTCAAAAAGAAACTAAAGAAAGACGAGAAAAAGAACGTTTAGAAAAAGCTGCACAATGGAAAGCCTCTAAAGAAAAAGAGATTCTTTACATAGGTTCTGGTTATTCTAATAACCTTAATCAAAACGAATCTGATGTTGCACGTTTAAAAACACAAAACTTACCAGTTTTAAATACTGCTCAAGATTTAGCATTAGCTATTGGTATTACGGTTGGTGAACTTCGGTTTTTGTCTTTTACTAGAAAGAACTCAAAGATTAGTCATTACAAACGATTTCAAATGCCTAAAAAATCTGGTGGTTATCGTTTAATTTCGGCACCAATGCCAAAGCTTAAAAATGCGCAGCATTGGATTTTAGAACATATTTTAAATAATGTAAAAGTACACGACAATGCACACGGTTGTGTTATTGGTAAATCTATAAAAACCAATGCTATTCCGCATATTGGAAAATCGGTTGTTGTGAATCAAGATTTTAAAAATTTTTTTCCATCGGTAACTTATAACAGAATAAAAGGTGTGTTTATGGCTTTAGGTTACTCTAATCAAGTAGCTACTATTTTAGCATTAATATGTTCCGAACCTAAAATACTTGACGTTTCTTTATTAGGCGAAGATTATTATGCGCAACGTGGAGAGCGTTTTTTACCACAAGGTTCGCCTTGCAGTCCTGCAATTACAAATATTTTATGCCAAAAATTAGATTACAGATTATCTGGTTTAGCAAAGAAATATAATTTCGATTATACAAGATATGTAGACGATATTACGTTTTCCGGAGCTAAGGAATGCTTACCTAAAATTACAGCATTGCTTAAATATTCTGGTAAAATTGTTAGAGATGAAAATTTCAAGTTGCATCCAGAAAAATTACGAGTAATGAAACGCAATGCCAAGCAAGAAGTTACTGGTGTTGTTGTAAATGAGAAAGCTAATATTAGTAAAACGTCTTTAAAACGATTTAGAGCTTTATTACATCAAATAGAAAAAGAAGGAATAGAAGGTAAGTATTGGAACAAAGGCGGAAATGTCTTGGCTCAAATAGATGGTTATGCTAATTTTATTTTTCAGATTGACGAAGTAAAAGGAGCTATTTATAAAGAACGCGTAAATGCTATTCTTGTAAAATATAACTATAAGGAAGCGCATAAAAAACAATATGCACCAAATGCTAAAAAAGGAGGTTCTGGTTTATTAAGTGGTTTTATTAAAAAGGTATCTTCATTTTTTAAGAAGTAA